In the genome of Hyphomonas sp. Mor2, one region contains:
- a CDS encoding paraquat-inducible protein A, with protein MSETPAPPTEPPADPATSSATRPIPIWDVLSEMALYASTALIIAGLILPSVWKPNFVGFGGNEYNLFGIVQTLREADMTFLALIVVLFSGVFPLAKTITAAIIFRQGASPSPKLANLLNLLGKWSMLDVFLAALLIGLSQMSVYIGFELRAGLYYFALGVLLNNAATMRLTFTRFK; from the coding sequence ATGAGCGAGACCCCTGCCCCGCCCACCGAACCGCCAGCCGATCCGGCCACGTCCTCGGCGACCCGGCCGATCCCGATCTGGGACGTGCTCAGCGAGATGGCGCTCTATGCCTCGACCGCGCTGATCATTGCCGGTCTGATCCTGCCCTCCGTGTGGAAGCCGAACTTTGTCGGCTTTGGCGGCAATGAGTATAATCTGTTCGGCATCGTCCAGACCCTGCGCGAGGCGGACATGACCTTTCTGGCCCTGATCGTCGTGCTGTTTTCCGGCGTCTTTCCGCTGGCCAAGACGATCACCGCAGCGATCATCTTCCGCCAGGGCGCCAGCCCCAGCCCGAAGCTCGCCAACCTGCTCAACCTGCTCGGCAAGTGGTCGATGCTGGACGTTTTCCTCGCCGCTTTGCTGATCGGCCTCAGCCAGATGAGCGTCTATATCGGCTTCGAACTCCGCGCCGGCCTGTATTATTTCGCGCTTGGCGTGCTGCTCAACAATGCCGCGACCATGCGTTTGACCTTTACCCGTTTCAAATAG
- the katG gene encoding catalase/peroxidase HPI produces MADDMKCPMRGGFKTGDLANKGWWPEQLNLKILNQNAPQVSPLEDDFDYAKEFESLDYDALKKDLAALVTDSQDWWPADYGNYTGFFVRMAWHSAGTYRTYDGRGGANSGSQRFAPLNSWPDNGNLDKARRLLWPIKQKYGNKISWADLMILAANVGMEVGGLKTFGFSGGRADWFEPEEDIYWGPEADWLLASGNDKSRYAGQRDYKASDADAAKLDTPLGAVMMGLIYVNPEGPDAVPDPIAEAHDIRITFARMAMNDEETVALVAGGHTFGKGHGAGPEDLVGVEPEGAPMANMGFGWINSHGAGKGDDTTTAGFEGPWTPTPDTWDMTYFENLLKYDWEKTTSPAGHVQWQPVPGQGAPEAPLAHDPSKTQPLMMTTADMSLKLFPDYAKISADFLANPDKFADAYARAWFKLTHRDMGPKARYVGPEVPAEDLIWQDPVPAHEGAVVSDAEIADLKAQILGSGLSVSQLVNTAWASASTFRDSDKRGGANGARIALAPQKDWDINVSSGVPEVVAKLQEIQAGFNASGTQVSLADLIVLGGCAAIEKASGASVPFTPGRTDATQEWTDVDSFDVLEPKIDGFRNYNKTEDPRSTEELLVDRAALLKLSAPEMTVLVGGLRVLGANAGGSSNGVFTDTVGTLSNDFFVNLLDMANEWTADASEEVFEGRDRASGAVKFTGTRADLVFGSNSILRSIAEVYAQSDSKERFTRDFIKAWNKVMMLDRFDVN; encoded by the coding sequence ATGGCTGATGACATGAAATGCCCGATGCGCGGTGGCTTTAAGACCGGCGATCTGGCCAATAAAGGCTGGTGGCCAGAACAGCTCAATCTGAAGATCCTCAACCAGAACGCCCCGCAGGTCAGCCCGCTGGAAGATGATTTCGATTACGCCAAGGAATTTGAGTCGCTCGATTATGACGCGCTGAAGAAAGATCTCGCGGCGCTCGTCACCGACAGCCAGGACTGGTGGCCGGCCGACTATGGCAATTATACCGGCTTTTTCGTCCGCATGGCCTGGCACAGCGCCGGCACCTACCGCACCTATGATGGTCGCGGCGGCGCCAATTCCGGCTCGCAGCGTTTTGCGCCTCTGAACAGCTGGCCAGACAATGGCAACCTCGACAAGGCGCGTCGCCTGCTTTGGCCGATCAAGCAGAAATATGGCAACAAGATCTCCTGGGCTGACCTGATGATCCTGGCGGCAAATGTCGGCATGGAAGTCGGCGGTCTGAAGACCTTTGGATTCTCTGGCGGTCGCGCCGACTGGTTCGAACCGGAAGAGGACATCTATTGGGGCCCTGAGGCCGATTGGCTGCTCGCCTCTGGCAACGATAAGAGCCGCTATGCCGGTCAGCGCGACTACAAAGCGTCTGACGCCGACGCGGCCAAGCTCGACACGCCACTCGGCGCGGTGATGATGGGCCTGATCTACGTCAACCCGGAAGGCCCGGACGCGGTGCCGGACCCAATCGCTGAAGCGCACGATATCCGCATCACCTTCGCCCGCATGGCGATGAATGACGAGGAAACTGTGGCGCTGGTGGCCGGTGGTCACACCTTCGGCAAAGGCCACGGCGCCGGACCGGAAGATCTGGTCGGCGTCGAACCGGAAGGCGCGCCTATGGCGAATATGGGCTTTGGCTGGATCAACAGCCACGGCGCAGGCAAGGGCGACGACACCACAACGGCTGGCTTTGAAGGCCCGTGGACGCCAACCCCGGACACCTGGGACATGACCTATTTTGAGAACCTGCTCAAATATGACTGGGAAAAGACCACCAGCCCTGCGGGCCATGTTCAGTGGCAACCCGTACCAGGACAAGGCGCGCCGGAAGCGCCCCTGGCGCACGATCCGTCCAAGACTCAGCCGCTGATGATGACCACGGCGGACATGTCGCTGAAACTGTTCCCGGATTATGCGAAAATCTCGGCTGATTTCCTCGCCAATCCGGACAAGTTTGCCGACGCTTATGCGCGCGCCTGGTTCAAGCTGACCCACCGCGATATGGGGCCGAAAGCCCGCTATGTTGGACCGGAAGTCCCGGCTGAAGATCTGATCTGGCAGGACCCTGTTCCAGCGCATGAAGGTGCGGTTGTCAGCGATGCAGAGATCGCGGATCTGAAAGCGCAGATCCTTGGCTCTGGCCTCAGCGTGTCTCAGCTGGTCAACACCGCCTGGGCCTCGGCCTCGACCTTCCGCGACTCCGACAAGCGCGGCGGGGCGAATGGGGCCCGCATCGCTCTGGCCCCGCAAAAGGATTGGGACATCAACGTATCGTCTGGTGTGCCGGAAGTGGTCGCCAAGTTGCAAGAGATCCAGGCCGGTTTCAATGCCAGCGGCACGCAAGTCTCGCTTGCTGATCTGATCGTTCTCGGCGGGTGCGCGGCGATCGAAAAAGCCTCTGGCGCGTCTGTGCCCTTCACCCCCGGCCGCACCGATGCGACCCAGGAGTGGACGGATGTCGACTCGTTCGACGTGCTGGAGCCAAAGATTGATGGCTTCCGCAACTATAACAAAACCGAAGACCCACGTTCGACCGAAGAATTGCTGGTTGATCGCGCCGCTCTGCTGAAACTGAGCGCGCCCGAAATGACCGTTCTGGTCGGCGGCCTGCGCGTCCTTGGCGCGAATGCAGGTGGCTCTTCAAACGGCGTGTTCACCGACACTGTCGGCACGTTGAGCAATGACTTCTTCGTCAACCTTCTCGACATGGCGAATGAGTGGACGGCAGACGCCTCGGAAGAAGTGTTCGAAGGCCGTGATCGTGCGTCGGGC
- a CDS encoding thiamine biosynthesis protein ThiC, producing MDLSQKQTVNGLAILLLLAALTQPIYTALYLGAPDVDRSFLWGLEGLIFVVTAAFAGSALVMAKRYSLGFSAIAFAAALNVVQVGVGLTQFGPFREAATANPDLDGVAFSVVAFSFFGYNAAKILLGLAAMVFGMARMKAGGKLLGGLTALVGVVAFVANTLVMMFGLNGFLPSPVAGGSGVVATLLLALCLFGVSGESESETEAF from the coding sequence ATGGATCTCTCGCAAAAACAAACCGTAAATGGGCTCGCCATTTTATTGCTGCTCGCCGCGCTGACCCAGCCGATCTATACCGCGCTCTATCTCGGCGCGCCGGACGTCGACCGAAGCTTCCTTTGGGGCCTTGAGGGCCTGATCTTCGTTGTTACCGCGGCCTTTGCTGGCTCGGCTCTGGTTATGGCCAAGCGCTATTCGCTCGGCTTTTCCGCCATCGCCTTTGCCGCCGCGCTGAACGTTGTCCAGGTCGGCGTCGGCCTGACCCAGTTCGGCCCGTTCCGCGAAGCCGCGACCGCCAATCCGGACCTGGACGGCGTTGCCTTCTCGGTCGTCGCCTTTTCCTTCTTTGGCTATAATGCCGCCAAGATCCTGCTCGGCCTCGCCGCAATGGTGTTCGGCATGGCCCGGATGAAAGCCGGCGGCAAGCTGCTGGGCGGCCTGACGGCTCTGGTCGGTGTTGTGGCGTTCGTTGCCAACACGCTGGTCATGATGTTCGGCCTGAACGGCTTCCTGCCCTCACCTGTGGCTGGCGGCTCCGGCGTGGTCGCGACGCTGCTCCTGGCGCTCTGCCTGTTCGGGGTGAGCGGGGAGAGCGAAAGCGAAACCGAGGCGTTCTAG
- a CDS encoding tail fiber protein: MINKSLLAAAAFAGALATNAPAAQAQGERYIGEIITVGFNFCPRDTVQANGQLLAIAQHNALFALYGTIYGGDGRSTFALPDLRGRTIVGEGNGPGLTQRTQGERAGAENHVAGPAPKEVTEPNFSASTTNGNNMPPYLVMRHCVVLYGMFPPRN; the protein is encoded by the coding sequence ATGATCAATAAATCTCTGCTCGCCGCCGCCGCTTTTGCCGGCGCGCTGGCGACAAACGCCCCCGCCGCACAGGCCCAGGGTGAGCGATACATTGGCGAGATCATCACAGTCGGCTTCAATTTTTGCCCCCGCGACACCGTTCAGGCAAACGGACAGCTGCTTGCGATTGCGCAGCACAATGCGCTGTTCGCGCTCTATGGGACAATTTATGGCGGCGATGGGCGCTCGACCTTTGCACTGCCGGATCTACGCGGGCGCACCATTGTCGGGGAGGGAAATGGACCCGGGCTCACACAGCGGACGCAAGGCGAACGCGCCGGTGCCGAGAACCATGTCGCAGGCCCAGCACCGAAAGAAGTGACCGAGCCGAATTTCTCGGCCAGCACCACCAATGGCAACAATATGCCGCCTTATCTGGTCATGCGCCATTGCGTCGTCCTCTACGGGATGTTCCCGCCGCGCAATTAG
- a CDS encoding SDR family oxidoreductase, translated as MILLTGASGVIGSELAPLLPQDQLILARHRVRPEASARQISIDIRAPRLGLSEADYRTLSSTVQTIVHCAAITDMSGQTPELSATNIAGVQHVVDLARAAGARLHFVSTAYCSETYGPAYPVASDYVASKRAAEALVRGSGLDWTIIRPSIIAGHSETGAIASYQGFHLFIATILKGRLPILPLTGETPCDFVPVDWVAETIADIVRDPEWTRTYWLTAGSAALTIDQMMTDGDPFAAKMGRDLSAVELLSPHHVEADVLPKLPPRLQERLRILVDLSKVMARRAPFPSDLTRANSAALSSALLANLDYWAENPGGPGTAAKA; from the coding sequence ATGATCCTTCTGACCGGCGCGAGCGGGGTGATCGGGAGCGAGCTTGCGCCGCTCCTGCCGCAAGATCAGCTGATCCTGGCCCGCCACCGCGTGCGCCCGGAGGCCTCGGCGCGTCAGATCTCCATCGATATTCGGGCGCCGCGGCTGGGGCTGTCCGAGGCAGACTACAGAACGCTCTCGAGCACCGTGCAGACCATCGTCCATTGCGCCGCGATCACCGATATGAGCGGCCAGACGCCGGAGCTCAGCGCCACAAATATTGCCGGCGTCCAGCATGTGGTTGACCTGGCCCGCGCGGCGGGGGCGCGCCTGCATTTCGTTTCAACCGCCTATTGTTCGGAGACCTATGGCCCGGCCTATCCGGTGGCCTCGGACTATGTGGCGTCGAAGCGGGCGGCTGAAGCCCTGGTGCGCGGCAGCGGTCTCGACTGGACAATTATCCGTCCATCGATCATTGCGGGCCATTCGGAAACCGGTGCGATTGCGAGCTATCAGGGCTTCCACCTGTTCATCGCGACGATCCTGAAGGGGCGGTTGCCCATCCTCCCGCTGACCGGCGAGACCCCGTGCGATTTCGTGCCCGTGGACTGGGTGGCAGAGACCATTGCGGACATCGTGCGCGATCCGGAATGGACGCGCACCTATTGGCTGACGGCCGGCAGCGCCGCCCTGACCATTGATCAGATGATGACGGATGGTGATCCATTTGCCGCAAAGATGGGGCGCGATCTCAGCGCGGTCGAACTGCTTTCGCCCCACCATGTCGAAGCGGACGTGTTGCCGAAGCTTCCTCCACGCCTGCAGGAGCGATTGCGGATTCTGGTCGATCTCTCGAAAGTCATGGCCCGGCGTGCGCCGTTTCCGTCAGATTTGACCCGCGCAAATTCCGCGGCGCTGTCCAGCGCACTGCTTGCGAACCTGGACTATTGGGCCGAAAATCCTGGCGGCCCCGGCACGGCCGCCAAAGCCTGA
- a CDS encoding MBL fold metallo-hydrolase, with the protein MTDQQTQQAPEPKLDIRIIPVTPLQQNTSLIWHRETMEGVFVDPGGETDRLMAAAEQFGVKIVAVWLTHGHLDHAGAATAVKERTGCPIIGPHKDDQWLLDEIEAQGARYGIVDGKNVQPDRYLDEGDTLTLGDQTFGVTHCPGHTPGHVVIYHQTGQLAFVGDVLFRGSIGRTDFPKGNHQQLVDSIVNNLWPLGDGMRFVPGHGPMSTFGQERKDNPFVGDAVLG; encoded by the coding sequence ATGACCGACCAACAGACCCAGCAAGCTCCTGAGCCAAAGCTCGATATTCGCATCATCCCCGTCACGCCGCTGCAGCAGAACACCTCGCTGATCTGGCATCGCGAGACCATGGAAGGCGTCTTTGTCGACCCCGGCGGCGAGACCGATCGCCTGATGGCCGCGGCCGAGCAATTCGGGGTCAAGATCGTCGCGGTCTGGCTGACCCATGGCCATCTCGACCATGCCGGCGCCGCCACCGCGGTCAAGGAGCGCACCGGCTGCCCGATCATTGGCCCGCACAAGGATGACCAGTGGCTGCTCGACGAGATCGAGGCCCAGGGCGCCCGCTATGGCATTGTCGATGGCAAGAATGTCCAGCCGGACCGTTATCTCGACGAAGGCGACACGCTGACCCTCGGCGACCAGACCTTCGGCGTCACCCACTGCCCCGGCCACACGCCCGGCCATGTCGTCATCTATCACCAGACCGGCCAACTGGCCTTTGTCGGCGACGTCCTGTTCCGCGGCTCGATTGGGCGGACAGACTTCCCGAAAGGCAATCACCAGCAGCTGGTCGACTCGATCGTGAACAATCTTTGGCCGCTGGGGGATGGCATGCGGTTTGTCCCTGGGCACGGGCCGATGAGCACGTTCGGGCAAGAACGGAAGGATAATCCGTTTGTGGGGGATGCGGTGTTGGGGTGA
- a CDS encoding M48 family metallopeptidase — translation MPGGRMGIIILGLIGLVAYYLANQELNPYSGKSEFNTISIDQASKLGAQSYTQMLRQEGQNVICGAGAASCTPAGRRVFNTVNEIGERLRVAAIEMEEDYLAAGYSFAPVAREFDWTFNVIQSEQPNAFCLPGGYVAIYTGILDITGNYDQQVTLEDIEDVDKLAVVMGHEIGHALAHHGAKRMSNAQLAQIGTVAVGLGLGDMDPGQARMVQQAMGMAAQGGLMAFSREHETEADKIGLELLVRACYDPREAPELWRRMGQIGGGQRPPEWMSTHPASETRAANFEQWMPGAIKMYESRCGALD, via the coding sequence ATGCCGGGTGGACGCATGGGCATCATCATACTCGGCCTGATCGGGCTGGTGGCGTATTATCTCGCCAATCAAGAACTGAATCCGTATTCGGGCAAGTCCGAGTTCAACACGATCTCGATCGACCAGGCGAGCAAGCTCGGCGCCCAGTCCTATACCCAGATGCTGCGCCAGGAAGGCCAGAACGTGATCTGCGGCGCGGGCGCGGCGAGCTGCACGCCTGCCGGGCGGCGCGTGTTCAACACCGTCAACGAGATTGGCGAGCGCCTGCGCGTCGCGGCGATCGAGATGGAAGAGGATTATCTCGCAGCGGGCTATTCCTTTGCGCCCGTGGCGCGCGAGTTTGACTGGACCTTCAATGTCATCCAGTCCGAACAGCCCAACGCGTTCTGCCTGCCGGGTGGCTATGTCGCCATCTATACCGGCATTCTCGACATTACCGGGAATTACGATCAGCAAGTGACGCTGGAAGACATTGAGGATGTCGACAAGCTGGCCGTGGTCATGGGTCATGAGATCGGTCACGCGCTCGCCCATCACGGGGCCAAGCGGATGAGCAATGCGCAGCTGGCACAGATCGGCACGGTCGCGGTCGGGCTCGGCCTCGGCGATATGGATCCCGGCCAGGCGCGTATGGTCCAGCAAGCCATGGGCATGGCGGCGCAGGGCGGGCTGATGGCGTTCTCGCGCGAGCATGAGACCGAGGCCGACAAGATCGGGCTCGAGCTGCTGGTCCGGGCCTGCTACGACCCGCGCGAGGCGCCAGAACTGTGGCGGCGTATGGGACAGATTGGCGGCGGCCAGCGCCCGCCGGAATGGATGAGCACGCACCCGGCTTCGGAGACGCGGGCGGCGAACTTCGAACAGTGGATGCCTGGCGCGATAAAGATGTATGAAAGCCGCTGCGGGGCGCTGGACTAG
- a CDS encoding carboxyl transferase domain-containing protein, giving the protein MSWEKSIEELRRRERLAEEMGGDEPVSRQKGRGKLTVRERVAFLADPGSFHEIGKIAGLARYDANEELEHFMASNSVIGRATLDGRPAFILGDDFTVRGGAADASIRGKLLLALKQSQDYRMPLVQLIDGTGGGGSIKMFEKDPRTYIPETPGWEYIVSGMAEVPYVSLGLGPCAGMGAGRLAASHFSVLVKELSQVFVAGPPVTRALGEDVTKEELGGWQIQARNGTVDAVVESESEAFEAARQFLSYLPSSVHELPPVTAPSDDPNRKEEELLSIVPTDGKTPYKPRKIIAAAVDTDSFFEIGEQWGRGIVTGFARIDGHPVGILAGDPFFLDGAWTADVCDKVTRHMDLCSTFHLPVVHFVDCPGFACGVRHETEGVTRKGVRAMAAVYQATVPICAVVIRKAYGLAGSAMFNPSKAKWRYCWPSGDWGSLPMAGGIEAAYRKEILEAEDKDAYLKSLYKRFDAIASPFRTAEAFFAEEIIDPRDTRPLLVDFVHHAWRTLETGQTRFSPRP; this is encoded by the coding sequence ATGTCGTGGGAAAAATCGATCGAAGAATTGCGCCGGCGCGAACGTCTGGCTGAAGAAATGGGCGGCGATGAGCCGGTCTCTCGCCAGAAGGGGCGCGGCAAACTGACGGTGCGAGAACGCGTCGCCTTTCTCGCCGATCCCGGCAGTTTTCACGAGATTGGTAAGATTGCCGGCCTCGCGCGCTATGATGCGAATGAAGAGCTTGAGCATTTCATGGCCTCCAATTCGGTGATTGGACGCGCCACGCTCGATGGGCGTCCGGCTTTCATTCTGGGCGATGACTTTACCGTCCGTGGCGGCGCGGCCGATGCCTCGATTCGCGGCAAGCTGCTGCTCGCGCTGAAGCAGAGCCAGGACTATCGCATGCCGCTGGTCCAGCTGATTGACGGCACGGGCGGCGGCGGCTCGATCAAGATGTTCGAGAAGGATCCACGCACCTATATTCCGGAGACGCCCGGCTGGGAGTATATCGTCTCCGGCATGGCTGAGGTGCCTTATGTCTCGCTCGGCCTTGGTCCATGTGCGGGGATGGGCGCAGGGCGGCTCGCGGCCAGTCATTTCTCGGTCCTGGTCAAGGAACTGTCCCAGGTCTTTGTGGCCGGGCCGCCGGTCACCCGAGCGCTTGGCGAAGACGTCACCAAGGAAGAACTGGGCGGCTGGCAGATCCAGGCCCGCAATGGCACAGTCGATGCCGTGGTCGAGAGTGAATCCGAGGCCTTCGAAGCGGCCCGGCAATTCCTCTCCTATCTGCCATCCTCCGTGCACGAGCTGCCGCCGGTCACAGCGCCGAGCGATGATCCAAACCGCAAGGAGGAAGAGCTCCTGTCCATCGTCCCGACCGATGGCAAGACGCCGTACAAGCCGCGCAAGATCATCGCCGCGGCGGTCGACACAGACAGCTTCTTCGAGATTGGCGAGCAATGGGGCCGCGGCATCGTCACCGGCTTTGCCCGGATCGATGGCCACCCGGTCGGCATTCTCGCGGGCGACCCGTTCTTCCTCGATGGCGCCTGGACGGCCGATGTCTGTGACAAGGTCACCCGCCACATGGATCTCTGCTCGACCTTCCACCTGCCAGTGGTGCACTTTGTCGACTGCCCCGGCTTTGCCTGCGGCGTGCGGCATGAGACCGAAGGCGTGACCCGCAAGGGCGTGCGCGCCATGGCAGCAGTGTATCAGGCGACTGTGCCGATCTGCGCCGTCGTCATCCGCAAGGCTTATGGCCTCGCCGGCAGCGCCATGTTCAATCCCAGCAAGGCCAAGTGGCGCTATTGCTGGCCGAGCGGCGACTGGGGCAGCCTGCCCATGGCGGGCGGGATCGAGGCGGCCTATCGCAAGGAAATCCTCGAAGCCGAAGACAAGGACGCCTACCTGAAAAGCCTGTACAAACGCTTCGACGCCATCGCCTCACCTTTCCGCACCGCGGAGGCCTTTTTCGCCGAGGAGATCATCGATCCACGCGACACGCGCCCGCTCCTTGTCGACTTCGTCCACCATGCCTGGCGGACGCTGGAGACCGGGCAGACCCGCTTCAGCCCGCGGCCCTGA